The sequence ACATTCTTACCAGGATAACCGCGCTGGGGTGACTGTTTTTCTGGATAAAGCTGCTGTCTACCGTTACGAATAATCTTTAACGATTCGTTGAGTTCATGCTCCATATGTTCTAAAACATTATCAGCATATTGATCTGCACCTTGAGCAATTTGTTCGGCTTCTTCCATTGCTAAACGACGCATTTCTTCTATTTCTTGCTGACAAGCACGTCGTTTGCGTTCGATTTCATCAAGAGTTTCTTGCATTATCTGCTCGCACTCTTGCTGTACTTGTCGGCTCAATTGTTCGGTTTGTTGTTCGGCTTGTCTGATGATATCGCTTTCATTGAGCACTTGCGCTCTTTTCGCTTGTGCTGCTTCCACCATTTGCTGCCCGTAAGCTTCTGCTTCTAAAAGAATTTCTTCTTTTTGCTGAATAGTTAATACTGCTTCTTGGAAAGCATCAGGTAAAGATAAGCGGATAAAATCAAGCTGTTCGAGCATTTTTTCTTCATCTACCAAAGTTCTTCCCGTTAAAGGAATGCGAAAGCTGGTAAGAATTATTTCTTCTAAACGGTTAAGTTCCTGCTGAATATCTACGCTTCCCGACTGTTGGGGAAACTGTTGAGGGGGCTGACTTCCGTTCTGTCCGTTTTGATTGGGTTCGATACCGTTTGGTTGTGGGTGAAGCATTTGTATGTATCCAAAGCAACGTGAGGGGGAACGAGATGATTAATAGAACCACCAAACCTTGCAATCTCTTTTACCACACTACTACTTAAAAAACTATATTCATTTGACGTTGCTAAAAACACAGTTTCTATGTCGGTGGAAAGAGTTTTATTGGTGTGTGCCATTTGCAGTTCAACTTCAAAGTCGGAAATTGCCCTTAAGCCCCTTAACAAAACTTTTGCTTTGTGCATGTGAGCATATTCGACAGTTAAACCTTCAAAAGCATCTATTTCTACATTATCTAGATGTGTGGTAGATTGACGTATTTGTTCTAAACGTTGTTGCACGCTGAACAATGGAGTTTTATTGGGATTACGTAATACAGCAACAATGA comes from Rivularia sp. PCC 7116 and encodes:
- the coaD gene encoding pantetheine-phosphate adenylyltransferase, with the translated sequence MIAIYPGSFDPVTLGHLDIIERGSQLFSQIIVAVLRNPNKTPLFSVQQRLEQIRQSTTHLDNVEIDAFEGLTVEYAHMHKAKVLLRGLRAISDFEVELQMAHTNKTLSTDIETVFLATSNEYSFLSSSVVKEIARFGGSINHLVPPHVALDTYKCFTHNQTVSNPIKTDRTEVSPLNSFPNSREA